A window of the Vigna angularis cultivar LongXiaoDou No.4 chromosome 3, ASM1680809v1, whole genome shotgun sequence genome harbors these coding sequences:
- the LOC108326597 gene encoding uncharacterized protein LOC108326597: MENKQSFFSALKDEVVRGLSPSRSRSKSPARTASPISGLLRRKKHNPDSSVARSASLRPLGETLTPLIEGPDPDASENGDPKRIGSGLGHWMKGQLSRAPSVSYKRSDLRLLLGVMGAPLAPVHVCSTDPLPHLSIKDTPIETSSAQYILQQYLAASGGLKLQNSIRNAYAMGKVRMVASEFETATKVVKNRNSSRCAESGGFVLWQMNPDMWYVELVVGGSKVHAGCNGKLVWRHTPWLGAHTAKGPVRPLRRALQGIDPRTTASMFADARCIGEKNINGEDCFILKLCTDPETLKARSEGPAEIIRHVLFGYFSQKTGLLVHIEDSHLTRIQSNGGDAVYWETTINSFLGDYKPVEGIMIAHSGHSVVTLFRFGEMAMSHTKTKMEEAWTIEEVAFNVPGLSVDCFIPPADLRTGSVSEACELPQDDRGKNSLAVHRAKVVALEKSHNCSIDNMIWKMEI, translated from the exons ATGGAAAATAAGCAGTCTTTCTTCTCCGCTCTCAAAGACGAGGTCGTACGCGGCCTCTCCCCCTCGCGTTCTCGCTCCAAGAGCCCTGCCCGGACCGCCTCCCCCATTTCGGGTCTCCTCCGCCGCAAGAAGCACAACCCAGACTCCTCCGTTGCGAGATCCGCCAGTCTCCGCCCGCTTGGTGAGACGCTCACGCCTCTTATCGAGGGGCCCGACCCGGACGCCTCCGAAAACGGGGATCCCAAGCGAATCGGGTCGGGTCTCGGACACTGGATGAAGGGCCAGCTGTCACGTGCCCCCTCCGTGTCTTACAAGAGGTCTGATCTGAGACTCCTTCTCGGTGTCATGGGCGCCCCACTCGCTCCCGTTCACGTGTGCTCCACCGACCCCTTGCCTCATCTCAGCATTAAAGACACTCCCATT GAAACTTCTTCTGCCCAGTACATATTGCAGCAGTACCTAGCAGCATCTGGGGGGCTAAAGTTGCAGAACTCTATACGAAATGCTTATGCGATGGGAAAGGTTAGAATGGTGGCTTCTGAATTTGAAACTGCGACTAAGGTAGTGAAGAACCGAAATTCATCTAGGTGTGCGGAGTCTGGCGGATTCGTGCTCTGGCAGATGAATCCGGACATGTGGTATGTAGAGCTTGTAGTTGGGGGTAGCAAGGTTCATGCTGGCTGCAATGGCAAGCTTGTCTGGAGGCACACCCCTTGGCTCGGTGCTCATACGGCCAAGGGACCCGTGAGGCCTTTGCGGCGTGCTCTTCAg GGTATTGATCCTAGAACCACTGCAAGTATGTTTGCCGATGCCAGATGCATAGGAGAGAAAAACATCAATGGTGAGGATTGCTTCATCCTGAAGCTTTGTACTGACCCTGAAACATTGAAGGCTCGGAGTGAGGGTCCTGCTGAGATCATAAGGCATGTCTTGTTCGGCTACTTCAGCCAGAAGACTGGTCTTCTTGTTCACATTGAGGACTCTCATCTGACGCGCATCCAATCTAATGGGGGTGATGCAGTTTATTGGGAGACCACAATCAATTCATTCCTCGGTGATTACAAGCCTGTGGAAGGTATAATGATTGCCCACTCTGGGCATTCTGTGGTAACCCTTTTCAGGTTTGGGGAGATGGCCATGAGCCAcactaaaacaaaaatggaaGAGGCCTGGACGATTGAAGAGGTTGCATTCAATGTACCGGGTCTTTCAGTTGATTGCTTCATTCCCCCAGCTGATTTGCGAACAGGGTCTGTAAGCGAAGCTTGTGAACTTCCTCAGGACGACAGAGGAAAAAACTCATTAGCAGTACACCGAGCCAAAGTTGTTGCACTGGAGAAATCACATAATTGCAGTATTGATAACATGATCTGGAAGATGGAAATCTAA